In Gilliamella sp. B3022, the sequence GTTTATCTTTCTCTCACTTATTTATTTATCTAATTATCGCTCTGGCTTTAGTGTATATGTTCTTTACCGCTAAACAATTACGCCAAGATGAAGCAAATACAAAAATGGAACCAGAACAAAATAATATTCATCAAGATATTAATGAAAATGTTGTTGAAAAAATGGATGAAGTGGCAATAAGCGAAGGTCGAGCAGTACGAATCCTTGCTGTATGTGGTAGCGGCCAAGGATCTTCAATGATGATGAAAATGAAAATAGCTAATTATTTAGATAAAAAAGGCATTGCCAATGTCATGGATTCTTGCGCGGTGACAGATTACAAGTCACGGTTACCTAATGTAGACATTATTGTGGCATCGAAACATTTAATTAACGAAATTGAAGTTAATGAAGGGCAACATGCTTTGGGGGTCCAAAACATGTTAAATCCGCATACATTTGGTGAAGAACTTATTGAACTTATTAGAAAAGTGCTTGCTCAATAATGAATTGATTAAATAAGGAGTACAACAATGGCATTGAAAGAATCATTAATTGAAAATAACTCTATTTTACTAAAAGCGGATGCATCAACTTGGCAAGAGGCGATCAAATTAGGCACCGATATGCTCGTTGCTTCCAAAGCGATCAACCCTTCTTATTATAATGCAATTATTAGCTGCGTAAAAAAAATGGGACCTTACATTATTATTGCACCAAATTTTGCTATGCCTCATGCCAGACCGGAAGATGGGGTAAATCGAACTGCTTTTGCTTTAGTAACATTAAATACGCCAGTCTACTTTGAAGGTGAAGATCAACCTGTTGATGTATTAGTTACCCTAGCGGGAAGCACCTCAGATGAGCATATGCAAGGTTTAATGGAAGTCACTCAAATACTAGATGATGAAGACAGTCCAACAGGTATCGATCTGGATAAATTGAGAGCATGTAACAGCAAAGAAGATGTTTATGCTGTTATTGATAACGCTTTATTGGGAGACTAATTTTATGTATCAAACATTAAAAGAAAGAGTATTGCAGGCTAACTTAACCTTGCCTAAATACCATTTAGTTACTTTTACTTGGGGGAATGTTTCAGAGATCGACCGAGCCAAAGATGTTATTGCTATTAAACCATCAGGCGTCGATTACAACAACATGAAAATTGATGATATTGTTGTGGTGTCATTAACAGGTGAAATTGTTGAAGGTAAATTAAATCCGTCTAGTGATACCGCAACCCATATAGAACTTTATAAAGCTTTTGAAAATATTGGCGGTATTGTTCATACACACTCTCGCTATGCAACTGTATGGGCTCAAGCAGAATTAGATGTTCCAGCTTTGGGTACAACACATGCTGACTATTTTTATGGTGATGTGCCTTGTACTCGTCGTTTAACTGATAGTGAAATCAGTACCGATTACGAAAAAAACACCGGTCTAGTTATTATTGAAGAATTTAAACGAAGAGACATTGATCCTATGGCGATGCCAGCAGCTGTTATTTCTGGACACGCTCCATTTTGTTGGGGAAAAAATGCATCTGATGCCGTACATAATGCCGTGGTGCTTGAAGAGGTAGCCATGATGGCACTATCAACAAGGCAACTTAATAAAACAATCAAAATTCAACAAACTTTATCGGATAAACACTATTTTCGTAAGCATGGATCACATGCTTACTATGGTCAAAAATAGTATTTATAAGAGGACGAATAAAATGACTAAACCAAAATTACAAATTGCATTAGATCAAACAGAATTACAAACAGCTTTAGCGGTAGCCAAGAACGTAGCTGGATTTGTAGATATTATTGAAGTTGGAACCATCCTTGCATTCGGATCAGGTATTAATGGTGTGAAAATCTTAAGGGAAAAGTATCCCAATCATATTCTAGTTTGTGATTTGAAAACCACTGATGGAGGTGCCATTTTAGCAAAAATGGCGTTTTCAGCGGGCGCCGACTGGTTAACAGTTTCAGCTGCTGCTCATATTGCAACAATTGAAGCTTGTAAAAAAGTGGCTGATGAGTTTGGCCGTGAAATTCAAATCGAACTTTATGGACATTGGACTTTCGATGATGCAAAAGCATGGAGAAAATTGGGGATCAAACAGGCAATTTATCATCGTTCTCGTGATGCTGAATTAGCGGGTATTGGTTGGGGTAAAGAAGATTTAACTAAAATGCGACAGCTTTCTGATCTAGATTTAGAACTATCAATAACTGGCGGCATTGTACCTGAAGATATTCATCTATTTGCAGGTATTAAAACTAAAGCTTTTATCGCTGGACGAGCTTTAGCCAACGAAAATGGTCAAAAAACTGCTCAAGACTTAAGAGAGCAGATTGCTAAGTTTTGGTAAGTAGTGACCTAACAGTCACGAAATGGACCGTTAAGTTTTACCTTAATAATATCGGATCTAAATTATGTCAAATAATACAATGAATATAACCAGACAAACTCCATGTATGGGTATTTATGAAAAAGCACTACCGAATACACTTTCTTGGCAGCAAAAAATGTTAGAGGCAAAATCTTTACATTTCGATTTTATAGAACTTTCTATTGATGAATCCGATGAGCGTCAATCTAGGCTTGATTGGTCCGATGAGGAAATCTATGCATTGCGTCATCTTTGTGAAGATAATGGTGTTTTTTTTCATTCAATATGTCTTAGTGCACATCGTAAATATCCATTTGGTTCTGATGATAAAACGATCAGAGAGAAAGCTAAAAGTATAATGTGTAAGGCAATTACTCTTGCTTATAAACTTGGTGTTAGAGTTATCCAACTTGCTGGATATGATGTTTATTATGAGCAAGCTAACTTACAAACACATCAACGCTTTGTTGCAGGTATGCAATGGTGCGCAAAACAGGCAGAAAAAGCTGGTGTGATGTTAGCTGTTGAAATTATGGATACTAGCTATCTAAATTCACTTAGTAAGTTTGAAATTTTAAAAGCTGAGATAAATTCACCTTATTTTATGGCCTATCCTGATGTGGGAAATATATCCGGTTGGAATTATGATGTTAGCACTGAATTATTATTAAGCCGTAATCATATTGTGCAAATTCATTTAAAAGATACCTATAAAGTAAAACCCAATTATCCAGGTCAATTTAGAGATTTGGTGATCGGTGAAGGTGAGGTCGATTTTTCTGCGGTTTTTAGCACACTTAAATCTATTGATTATTGTGCGCCATTAGTGATTGAAATGTGGGCGAAAGATAATCAGTGGAAACAAAATATTCTTACAGCACAACAACATTTAAAATCGATTGCTGGTCAATCCGATTTTCCACTCTTTAACGTATAGATTGAAGACATAAAAAATACATTTCTATTTTACAATTTGCTTCATCATTCTTTAAGTGATGAAGCATTAATCCTATTTTATATAATAATTCACCGAAAATCAGCACTTCTTATTAAGGTTATTGACTCAAAAATATAAAGTTTTATAATAATTATCAATAATATAAGATCTAATGATTGTTGTCGATTAAAAAGCTTTTGGTATTAGCATGAGCATATTTTAAACACAATATGGCTTTATAATGACACGATAAAACATTGTTGTTGACCTTAATTTTTTTGTTGTTATCAAAATTTTTAAAAAAGAGAATTTACTGATCTTGAGTATCAAAATGGAAAAATTAGCTTTTTTTAAGCTACCTTTTATTTTTATTGCACTATTTTTTTTCTGTAGTGCTTTTAGTTTCAATATTAGATTTGGTATTACCTTTATATCGACCTTTCATGATTATGAGTTTTTATGGGGTATATTATATAAACTTGCACCATATCAATTACTACGTACAATTCCAGAGTGTTTGTTATTATTTGGTATTTCAACTATCAGTTTGCATCGAGTCAATGTTCATCAAGTGACTTCTAAAAATATTACTCTGTTAATGTTTAATGTCATTATTGTTTGTATGATAGGCTATTTAATTAATGCCATAGCCGAAGCTATTTTTGATAATATTTTGATAAATATGATTAATATGGCTTCATGGTTATTTATTTTAGTTTTATGCATTATCCCCTATAGCCTATGTTACCTATTTTCTGGATTATTTACCTATTATTATATCAAAGTATTAAATCATCATTTTGACAAAGGTAAACAGATTTTCGAACTGACTATAATTAATAGTACTAAAATTCATTTTACTTTGTTTTTAGTATTTTTCTTTTTTATTTTAATTGCTTTTCCTTCTTTTATTTTAGATGTCTTAGTACATAACAGTTACTATTTTATTTCAGTTTGGGAACATATTTTTTTGCCAATTTGTTGTTATTTATTTAGCTTATTAGTTGTCATTTTGGTTAGTAAAAATATGTTCACACAAATGTTTGTTGTGTTACAAACCGATAGAATAATCAAGTGCGCAATTTCCTTAAACCTTATTATCTTTATTTTAAATTTTGTTTTATGGAAAGTTGCAAATTGGTTAATTTATTATGTGTCATTACAAAATACAAACCTAACATCCATAGTAATCATATTGTTGGGTGCGATATCATTCACTTTATCGTGCTTATTTATTCGAAAATTAACGAAGTATTACTTTCATCCATCATTTAAATATCAGATTAATTTATAGTATGGGCTGTATCATTTGTTGTTTTAAGAATGTATATATTTCTTGTTGCGATTTTAATGTTCTAATGTTTTGTAACATCTCTGATGCTTCTACATAATGGTACTTTAAATAAGTAAGCCACTGTTTAATACGGGCAGAATGATAAAGCGGTTTAACATCATCGATGGATGAATTTGCATAACGGATTAAAATTTCCAATACTTGTGACCAACTTAATGCTGGTTGTTGGTTGCGGATCATATTGGCTAGATTGGGGATAGCTAAAATTCCACGACCCAACATAATGTCATGGGTTTGACTTTGAGCAATGCATTTTTGCGCATCTTCAATAGAAAAAATTTCACCATTGGCAATTACAGGAATTGTTAGGTTTTGTTTGATTTTTGCTATTGTTTGCCAATCAATTTTATCCGCTTTATATCCATCCTCTTTAGTTCTACCATGAATGGAAATCTCATTAGCTCCAGCACTTTCAATTGCATTGGCTATTTCATCGCAATGTGATTTATTAGACCAACCTAAGCGAATTTTAACTGATAATATGTCCGAGGGGTTTATGGCTTGTCGAACTTGACTAACGATATTAAAAATTTGTTCAGGATATTGTAATAAATAAGCCCCTCCTTGACTGCCCACGACGGTTTTAGCCGGACAACCAAAATTAATATCAATGCCAAATGAACCCAGTTCAATTGCTTTTACTGCATTTTCTGCCATCCACTGTGGTGAATGGCCAAGAATTTGTACTCGAATAGGGGTACCAGATGCAGTTTTGCCACCATTATGGAGTTCAGGACAAAGGCGATAAAAGGTGCGGTTGGATAATTGATGATGAGTGACTCGTACAAATTCTGTTACACAATAATCAAATTGATTGATCTCAGTTAAAATTTGTCTCACTTGATAATCAAGTACCCCTTCCATTGGAGCTAAAATAATACGGTTATTTTGTTTCATTTTTCTGATTGGTCAGTTCTGTGATTACCGCAAACAGGACAATTTTCCTGCTTAGATAACGTAAATTGATTAAATTGCATATTCATTGTATCAACCATCAATAATCGACCCGATAATGGATGACCATAATGAGTCAGGACTTTTATTGCTTCTATGGCTTGCATTGATCCAAACATACCAACTAAAGGTGCCATTACACCCGTTTCAACACAAGTTAGCTGTTCATTCCCAAATAGACGACTTAAACAGTGATAACATGGTTCATTAGGTTGATAAGTAAATACACTTAACAAACCTTCCATTCGTATTGCTGCGCCTGAAACTAATGGTTTTTTTTCTTGAAAACAACAGCGATTAATCTGTTCACGGGTAACTAAATTATCCGTACAATCAATAATAATATTATGCTGCTTAATGAGTGAAATGAGATCGCGGTCATCAAGCTGTTGATTAACGGTGTTAATTTGTATATTAGGATTTATATTGACTAAAGCGTACTTAGCCACATCAACTTTGTTTTGATTAATTGATTTATAGGTATATAAAATTTGTCGATTTAAATTTGAAGCGGATATGGTATCAAAATCATTTAAAGTTAACTTACCAATACCTGAGGCAGCTAAATACAAAGAAGTTGAACAACCTAATCCTCCTAATCCAATAATTAATACTGAACTATTTTTTAAAATTTGCTGCTTCTCAATGTCAAAACCATGCAAAGTTATTTGTCTGTCATAACGAAATAATTCTTGATCGGTAAGTGTTAACATATGATGTGATTATTGTTGTTAATAATAAAGTAAGTAGTATAACAAAAAACTTGGCACAAGATTGAGCCAAGTTTTAAACTTTATTTGTCAAAACCAGATAGGAATTTTAAATACTCCTCTTTTGTCATAAGTGGTTTGTAGTTTGTTATGAGTGTTTGAGCGGGTTTGGCATCATCGTAAAGTAAGTCGATAATCGTACAAGCCATCATTTGTGCAGGTCGTATATAAGCCATCTGTTCATCATATACAGTATAATCTTTACCATGTAAAATTCCTCTAACCGAACCAATCCAAGGGTGACTTACTGGCATAATATGCGATAGATCGCCAGTATCTGTACTTCCAGTCATATGCGGTGCGATTGAAACGTTTTCTTCACCAATTAAATTTTCAGCGTTTTGCTTCAATAGATTATTAAGTGTTGGGTTATTATGTAATGGTAAATAACCTGGTAAATCTTTAATTTCGCAAGTTGCACCAACTGCCATAGCTCCAGCTTTCAATGCTTGATTTATTCTTTCATTGGCATCAATCATAGCAGGGACATTGCCTGCTCGTACGTAGCTTTCCATTCTAACATCGCTTGGTACAACATTCACTAAATCACCGCCTTGGGTAATGATTGGATGGAATCGAATGTAATCTTTTTCTTGAAATGTTTCACGAATTGCGTGAACACCCATCATTCCCATCATTGCAGCATTTAAAGCATTCACTCCTGCATGTGGGGCTGCTGCGGCATGGGCTGCTTCACCTTTATATTTAATTAACTTGCCGATAAAACCATTGCTTGTCGTTGAGATTTCAATAAAACCATCTTGGCGTTCATTCGGTATGCTCGTTAAGTGTATCTGTAATGCCATATCTATATCATCAAAATCACCACGTGAAATCAATTCTGGTTTACCGCCAATGTATTTGATTTTCCCCTCTTCAATCAATCGATTTCGATAGGTAATTTCAACATATTCTTCTGCTGGGACTGCAAATGGTACTACATCACCAGCTAAAAATTGCATAGCCCCTGAGTCTATTAGCCCCATAGTGACAGCCATCATATTAGCGATTTGTGCATTATGACCACAACAGTGAGCTGCTCCAGACGTTTCATCCGCAGCAGGGTGGTCGGCACAAATAATTGCATCAAGTTCTCCAATAATTGCGATACTATATTGGCTTCCTTTACCACCTTTAAGACGACCTTTAACACCAGTGAGTGCTAATTTATTTTTAAAAGGTACACCTAATTTTTCAAAAGCGTCTTCTACTTTTTTAGCGGTTTTGTATTCTTTATAACCAAGCTCTGGTTCAGACCAAATCGCTTCAGCAATCGACTTGATGTCTGCTTTGCGATTTGCAATTGCATCACAAACTTTTTTCTTTAGTTCTTCTTTTGTCATAAATAAAATCCTTATCCAAATTAGATCACGCCTTCCCAATGCAAAGTGATTTGAGCGATTAAGGCTGCAAAAATAAATGTACCAGAAAACACAGCTAAAGATACGGGAATAATTCGCCAAGAAATATTTTTAAATAACGCAAGATCTTTACCTATAGCGAGTCCAGCATAAGCTAGTACTGGCGTACAGATAGCAAGTAATGAAACGTGATCTGTCATTGCAACAACTTTTTCATGATATGGAAATATTGGTGAAGAAACCGTAGCTGCAACAACCGATACCCATAAAATTATTGGAAATTTTTTTAATCCGGGTAACTTACTTAGTAAAAATCCTAAAATAGAAATGACAACTAAAATAGACAATGCTTCAAGTGATAGCATAAAATCAATTTTATATCCCACAGTATTGCCAGCTGCCATAATAATCGCCACTAAAATAAGTACAAAAATTGTTTCTAAAATCTTCATTATCGGATCCTTATTTATTGTGTCGAATACGGTCTAAAGTGTTATACATGAATGAAGCGAAAGGCAAAGAAAAGAGTGTATAAATATAAATACCAACAATACCAGACATTAAATTTGCTGTGGTTGCATAAGCATTAATGTTTTCTGATAAATCTGGATATAGATCACTTATCGGAGCAAGTGATGCAGCCATCATGCTTCCACTACCTACGCCCGCTCCCATGGCTAAAGCATAAGGATGAAGAATATCCAAGTGAGCTATTAGGCTGGCAAGAATACTCATCCAAATTGCACCATAAAGTGTGCCGCATACATACATAGACATTACACCGCGACCCTCGGGAGAGTCTAAACCATATTTATCTGCTACAATGGCTATATTCGGCTCACGAGCAACGGAATAGGTCGCCCCAACAGCTTCTCTTTTCATACCTAATAGCATTGCTAACGGTAACCCAAGTAAAATTGTTCCGGCAAAATGTCCTAATTCCTGAAAAATAAGAGCTAATTTTGCATCCTCTAAAATCATATCAATTTTCGGACCTACCGCTACACCAAGTTTTGCAATGAGTAACATTAATGTAACCATCATAACGATACTTGCATTGTGCATATTTTTATGGGTTAATATATTTAGCTTTGGTAGGCTAATTATTCCGCCAAAGATCATTGCATATAATATTGGATAAACGGCGATAATCCATATTGATTGTTTACCGATTAGTTCGCAACTAATGACTACTAACAGTGCAATTATATGCAATTTATAGTCTCGTAAAACTTCCATTCCTACTCCTCTTTTATATTGTTATCTGTTTTTATATTAATGTTGCTCCTAAGGCATTTTGAAAGTGTTTCAAAGCCCATTGATGACCAATAGGATCAAAGCTTGCGACAGCATTTTGATGTATAACTATTTTATACCCTAAGTTATAGGCATCTACGGCTGTATGTAAAATGCAAATATCCGTACAAACACCAATTAGATGGATTTCGGTGATATGTCTTTCTCGCAAACGTAAATCAAGATCTGTACCACAAAATGCTGAATAGTGACGTTTATTGATCCAATAAATATTGGTTGAATTTTGATGTCTTTGATAAAGTTGGTGCAAACGACCGAATAATTGTTGTCCAACCGTTCCAATCATATTATGAGGTGGAAAAAGTGCATTTTCAGGATGGTATTCATCGGTCGGGTCATGGGCATCAATTGCAAAAACGATTAATTGATTATTTTTAATAAATGAATCCGTTATGTTTAACAATTCTGATTCAATTTGTTGACCAGCAGAGCCTGTAGTTAATGCGCCATCATCGGCAATGAAATCATTTGTGTAGTCAATTGAAATTAAAGCTTTCATATCAAATTAATAATATTTAAATAATACTTAAGCTTATTAATAATTATTTGATATTACAAGTTAATAAATTAAACATTTTTTAATGTATAACAACATAAGTCGCGTTTAAATTTATTATCTTATTGAATTTAAATAATATTAATAAAATACGTATAAAGTAAAATTATTATGATAAATTAAGTATAAATAAAATAAATAGTGATTATTTTAAAACAGAGTCTTTATACCCTGATAAATTGCTCTATAATAATTATTATTTTAGACAATTGTACACAGGATATATTTAATGAGAACAATTTATTGCGGACAATTAAACGCAAATTATGTTAATCAAGAAGTTACACTATGTGGATGGGTTAATAAACGTCGTGACTTAGGCGGTATGATTTTTATTGATATGCGTGATCGTGAAGGAATTGTACAAGTTTTTTTTGATCCTGATTATCCACAAGCATATCAATTAGCTGGTGAGTTACGCAATGAATTTTGTATTCAAATTAAAGGAAAGGTCAGAGCGAGACCTCAAGGTCAAATTAATAAAGATATGGCAACTGGCGAGGTTGAAATTTTAGCAACCGAACTTACTATTTTTAATCGTAGTGATGTATTACCTCTGGATTTTAACCAAAATAACAGTGAGGAACAGCGTTTAAAATATCGATATATAGATTTACGCCGACCTGAAATGAGCACCATCTTTAAAACCCGTGCACAAATTACCGCCTTTGTTCGTTCATTTATGAATGAGAATGGTTTTTTAGATATTGAAACACCCATGTTAACCAAGGCTACGCCAGAAGGTGCTCGCGACTATTTGGTACCGAGCCGAATTCACAAAGGTGAATTTTATGCATTACCACAATCACCACAATTATTTAAGCAATTGCTTATGATGTCTGGGTTTGACCGTTATTATCAAATTGTTAAATGTTTTCGTGATGAAGATTTACGAGCCGATCGTCAACCAGAATTTACACAGATAGATGTTGAAACTTCGTTTATGACAGCCGAACAAGTACGTGAAATTATGGAAAAAATGATACGCGAACTTTGGTTGCATGTTAAAAATGTTGATTTAGGCAAATTCCCGATTATGACTTTTGACGAAGCAATGCGTCGTTATGGTAGTGATAAACCAGATTTACGTAATCCACTTGAAATCATTGATGTGGCCGATTTGATTAAAGATATCGATTTTAAAGTATTTTCAACACCAGCAAATGATCCTAAAGGAAGAGTGGCTTTATTATGTGTTCCAAATGGCGCCCAATTAACACGTAAGCAGTTAGACGAATATACGCAGTTTATTTCTGTTTATGGTGCCAAAGGTATGGCTTGGATTAAAGTTAATGAACGCAGTAAAGGTTTAGAAGGCGTACAAAGTCCGGTCTCTAAATTCTTTAGTGAATCGCAAATGGAAGCGTTACTAAACCGTGCCAATGCGAAAGATGGTGATATTTTGTTATTTGGTGCTGATAGTTATAAAGTTGTTAGTGATGCTTTAGGTGCATTACGTTTGAAAGTTGGTAAAGATTTAGATCTCACTGATGAAAATAAATGGGCGGTACTTTGGGTCATTGATTTCCCTATGTTTGAAGAAACAGATGAAGGTTTAAGCGCTATGCATCATCCGTTCACATCACCAAAAGATTACACACCTGAAGAGTTAATTAATAATCCTCAAAATGCTGTAGCGAATGCTTATGATATGGTAATTAATGGCTATGAAGTTGGTGGAGGATCGGTACGTATTCACCGAAGTGAAATGCAACAAGCTGTGTTTTCAATATTAGGAATTGATGAACAAGATCAACGTGAAAAATTTGGTTTTTTACTTGATGCGCTAAAATATGGTACACCGCCACATGCAGGTTTAGCGTTTGGATTAGATAGATTGAGTATGTTACTTACTGGAACAGATAATATTCGCGATGTGATTGCATTTCCTAAAACGACCGCTGCAACGTGTTTACTTACTGATGCACCAAGTCCTGCAAATTCTGCTGCATTGGTTGAGCTTGGCATTGAAGTATCTAAGAAATAAAGATATTTTGATGCGAGAATATAAAAAACCTGAGTCGGTTCTGGTGGTGATTTACTGCCAGACAACCAAACGTTGTCTTATGTTACAACGCAAAGATGATCCATTATTTTGGCAATCAGTTACAGGTAGCATGGAAACAAATGAATTGCCAAGACAAACAGCAATTCGTGAAGTTTTAGAAGAAACAGGCATTGATATTATTAAGGATGATCTTAAACTAATTGATGCTAACCATACAGTTGAATTTGAGATTTTTCCACAGTTTAGACATAGATATTCGCCAGAAGTTAAGATAAATAAAGAACATTGGTTTTATTTGCCTCTTGCTAACGAAGTAATTCCTGTTCTTACCGAGCACTTAGCTTATCAATGGCTGGCTATGAGTGATGCTGCTAACCTAACTGTATCGTCTAATAATAGTCAGGCTATTAGTAAAATTAACAACTTTCTTAAATCGAGTTAAGAGGTAATAAATGAAATTAAGCCAGTATACTATTGTATTATTTTGTTTATTTTTTTCAATAACCAGCAGTTATGCCGAAATTAATATTGAAAAATGTCAAACAAATGAAAGTGATTATATTATTTTTGATGAATATGATTCTCATATTGCTGAGAAAATAATCGATTATAAATTACATAATCAACCCGAAAAGCGCGAAAGTAGTATTATTAAGATATTTGCGAATGAAAATAGTGATGATAGAAATTATTGGTTAGCTTCTTTCCAATTTGATGATCAGAGCCAACAATATCTATATTATCAAGTTGAACCTGATAATTTTACTGAAATTGATAAAAACCAATTTGAAGTTTTATTACCTAAAATTGTAGAGTGTAATCAAAATAAACAAACACCGATTTACAGTGAAAATTTTGATGAAGACTAATGATGGTTAAAGAGATAACCATCTTATGGATTAATAGGTACCTTTGAATACGATTTACAAAAGGTTAACAAGTAATAGAGAGTGATGATAAATGAACTTTTCTGATTTTCGTGGATTTTTAGATTATCTTGAACAGCAAGGTGAATTAAAAAGAATTACTTATCCTGTTAATCCTTATCTTGAAATGACAGAAATTGCCGATCGGGTACTACGTAATGAAGGACCTGCCTTATTGTTTGAAAATCCGATTGGCTATGATATGCCAGTCTTGTGTAATTTATTCGGTACTGCTAAACGCGTGGCTATGGGCATGGGGTGCGAAGACACTTCAGCTTTACGTGAAATTGGTGAATTGTTAGCGTTTTTACGCGAACCTGATCCACCTAGAGGTATTCGTCAGTTTTTTAATGTTTTACCTAAATATAAACAAGTTTTAAATATGCCAGTTAAACAACGATCGTCAGCACCATGTCAAGAAGTGGTTTTTGAAAATGATGAGATTGATTTAACCCATTTACCCATTATGCATTGTTGGCCTGAAGATGTAGCGCCTCTGTTGTCTTGGGGATTGACTATCACTAAAGGTCCTTATAAAGATCG encodes:
- the aspS gene encoding aspartate--tRNA ligase, which encodes MRTIYCGQLNANYVNQEVTLCGWVNKRRDLGGMIFIDMRDREGIVQVFFDPDYPQAYQLAGELRNEFCIQIKGKVRARPQGQINKDMATGEVEILATELTIFNRSDVLPLDFNQNNSEEQRLKYRYIDLRRPEMSTIFKTRAQITAFVRSFMNENGFLDIETPMLTKATPEGARDYLVPSRIHKGEFYALPQSPQLFKQLLMMSGFDRYYQIVKCFRDEDLRADRQPEFTQIDVETSFMTAEQVREIMEKMIRELWLHVKNVDLGKFPIMTFDEAMRRYGSDKPDLRNPLEIIDVADLIKDIDFKVFSTPANDPKGRVALLCVPNGAQLTRKQLDEYTQFISVYGAKGMAWIKVNERSKGLEGVQSPVSKFFSESQMEALLNRANAKDGDILLFGADSYKVVSDALGALRLKVGKDLDLTDENKWAVLWVIDFPMFEETDEGLSAMHHPFTSPKDYTPEELINNPQNAVANAYDMVINGYEVGGGSVRIHRSEMQQAVFSILGIDEQDQREKFGFLLDALKYGTPPHAGLAFGLDRLSMLLTGTDNIRDVIAFPKTTAATCLLTDAPSPANSAALVELGIEVSKK
- the nudB gene encoding dihydroneopterin triphosphate diphosphatase, with product MREYKKPESVLVVIYCQTTKRCLMLQRKDDPLFWQSVTGSMETNELPRQTAIREVLEETGIDIIKDDLKLIDANHTVEFEIFPQFRHRYSPEVKINKEHWFYLPLANEVIPVLTEHLAYQWLAMSDAANLTVSSNNSQAISKINNFLKSS